A stretch of the Lolium perenne isolate Kyuss_39 chromosome 3, Kyuss_2.0, whole genome shotgun sequence genome encodes the following:
- the LOC127327060 gene encoding kinesin-like protein KIN-13A, translating to MARWLQSAGLQHLAVSSSATGPGPGMAADLRGGAGILPNLLMQGYGPQSIEEKQKLYMLLRSLNFNGESASAPISEPYTPTAQSLGGHSIDGFYSPELRGEFGAGLLDLHAMDDSELLSENVASEPFEASPFVPKETDDDEDDVMSGSQQGLSEIYSGAITSEKENNTRESNVAKIKVVVRKRPLNRKEISRKEEDVIDVHNSQFLTVHEPKLKVDLTAYVDKHEFCFDAVLDEAVTNDEVYRETVEPIIPIIFQRTKATCFAYGQTGSGKTYTMQPLPIRAAQDMVRLLHQPVYRTQNFKLWLSYFEIYGGKLFDLLSERRPLCIREDGKKQVCIVGLQEFEVSDVQIVKEYIERGNASRSTGSTGANEESSRSHAILQLAVKKHIPVVETRRQRDRDANEAKSTKLVGKLSFIDLAGSERGADTTDNDKQTRIEGAEINKSLLALKECIRALDNDQIHIPFRGSKLTEVLRDSFVGNSRTVMISCISPGSGSCEHTLNTLRYADRVKSLSKGGNSKKEQFTGQFVSSSKESTNTSYPLSAEGEETMDQIQENRYIDASRKVVEINASSSVDPDRNSFSMIPSYPHRGKEETSSTSALNDRERVDLKSNPTGYSSKAQSLQNSVNSQEEDKVTKVSPPRRKANISEKSERQSNYVKRENGPELSRIVHKQQLKQQQQQQRPSSTSASQVSSKQSEKESSCDDMEINAILEEEEALIAAHRKEIENTMEIVREEMNLLAEVDQPGSLIDNYVAQLNFLLSRKASGLVSLQARLARFQQRLKEEEILSRKKPSR from the exons ATGGCGCGGTGGCTGCAGTCCGCGGGGCTGCAGCACCTGGCCGTGTCTTCCTCCGCGACTGGGCCCGGCCCGGGGATGGCCGCAGACCTCCGCGGCGGTGCCGGCATCCTCCCCAACCTTCTCATGCAG GGGTATGGGCCCCAATCGATTGAAGAAAAACAAAAGCTTTACATGCTATTAAGGAGCCTAAATTTTAATGGCGAATCAGCATCTGCACCTATATCCGAGCCATACACGCCAACAGCCCAGAGCTTAGGTGGCCATTCCATCGATGGATTCTATTCACCCGAACTTAGAGGTGAATTCGGAGCTGGCCTTTTGGATCTTCATGCAATGGATGACAGTGAGCTTCTTTCTGAG AATGTAGCATCAGAACCGTTTGAAGCCTCACCCTTCGTGCCAAAGGAAACTGATGACGATGAGGACGATGTAATGTCAGGAAGCCAGCAAGGTCTATCAGAAATTTACAGCGGTGCAATCACCAGCGAAAAAGAGAACAATACTAGAGAAAGTAATGTAGCAAAGATTAAAGTTGTG GTGAGGAAGAGACCTTTGAACAGAAAGGAGATATCTCGAAAGGAGGAGGATGTCATAGACGTACATAATTCTCAGTTCCTGACTGTTCATGAACCTAAACTAAAG GTGGATTTGACTGCTTATGTGGACAAACATGAATTCTGCTTTGATGCTGTCCTGGATGAGGCAGTCACTAATGATGAG GTGTACCGGGAGACTGTGGAGCCCATTATACCAATAATTTTCCAAAGGACGAAAGCAACATGTTTTGCTTATGGCCAAACAG GTAGTGGCAAGACGTATACAATGCAACCCCTACCTATAAGGGCTGCACAGGATATGGTCCGTCTTTTGCATCAACCTGTGTACAGGACTCAAAATTTCAAGTTGTGGCTTAGCTACTTTGAGATATATGGCGGGAAGCTATTTGATCTTCTCAGCGAAAGGAG GCCACTCTGCATTAGGGAGGATGGGAAGAAACAGGTCTGCATTGTTGGTTTACAGGAGTTCGAGGTTTCTGATGTCCAGATTGTCAAAGAATACATTGAGAGAGGAAATGCCTCGAGAAGCACAGGATCAACCGGGGCCAACGAAGAGTCATCACGATCTCATGCAATTTTACAATTAGCTGTGAAGAAGCATATCCCAGTGGTAGAGACCAGAAGACAGAGAGATCGTGATGCGAATGAAGCTAAAAGTACGAAGCTTGTTGGAAAATTATCATTTATTGACCTTGCAGGAAGTGAGCGTGGTGCTGATACAACAGATAATGACAAGCAAACAAG AATCGAGGGCGCAGAAATAAACAAGAGCCTTTTAGCTCTCAAGGAATGCATTCGTGCACTGGACAATGATCAAATACATATTCCTTTCAGAGGAAGTAAGCTAACTGAGGTGCTTCGTGATTCGTTTGTTGGAAACTCTCGAACAGTCATGATTTCTTGCATCTCACCGGGTTCAGGTTCATGTGAGCATACACTAAATACGTTACGATATGCTGACAG GGTTAAAAGTCTATCGAAAGGTGGCAACTCGAAAAAGGAGCAATTCACCGGGCAGTTTGTGTCCTCCAGCAAGGAATCTACCAACACTTCATACCCATTATCAGCTGAAGGTGAAGAAACTATGGACCAGATTCAGGAGAACAGATATATTGATGCTTCAAGGAAAGTTGTTGAAATTAATGCGAGTTCTTCAGTGGATCCTGATAGGAACTCATTTAGTATGATTCCAAGTTATCCACATAGAGGAAAAGAAGAAACTAGTTCAACATCTGCTTTGAATGATAGGGAGAGAGTTGATTTGAAATCCAACCCAACTGGTTATAGTAGTAAAGCACAGTCACTTCAGAATTCAGTTAATTCACAAGAGGAGGATAAAGTTACAAAAGTTTCACCTCCTCGGAGAAAAGCTAATATATCAGAGAAATCTGAACGGCAGAGCAACTATGTGAAAAGGGAAAATGGGCCAGAGTTAAGTCGGATTGTCCATAAACAGCAACTgaaacagcagcagcagcagcaaagaCCCTCGTCTACCTCGGCATCACAGGTTTCATCGAAACAATCTGAAAAGGAAAGTTCATGTGATGATATGGAAATAAATGCAATACTTGAG GAAGAGGAGGCATTGATAGCAGCCCACAGAAAGGAAATTGAAAACACTATGGAAATAGTGCGGGAA GAGATGAACCTCTTAGCAGAAGTGGACCAACCAGGTAGCCTTATTGACAATTATGTGGCACAACTGAACTTTCTCCTGTCACGGAAGGCTTCTGGCTTGGTCAGTCTCCAGGCACGCTTAGCAAGGTTTCAACAGCGCCTGAAAGAAGAGGAGATCCTTAGCCGTAAGAAACCATCAAGATAG